The genomic region AAACTCAAAGGTGAGATAACAAAATGAAATGTTTCTAAGCTTATACAATTTTAGAATTGGTCATTAGTAACAATCTCCACCGATGTACTTGGCTTATCATTTAAGTTCTCAAAGCTATCAACCTCCATTTACGTTTCAAGAGGAAGTTGATAAAATGGCTTAGAGGCATCTCTAGGAGTTCAACTTCAGTTTCAAGCATTTTCAAGACTTTATTCATTGAAGGACGATCATCTAGCTATAGTTATTTACACCAAAAAGCTGTTATTATCATCTTCCTCATCATTACTTTTTCATCATCAGAATCATCTCCCAACCTCATGTCCTTTCCGTGATCCAATCGATTATAAATCCaagttgaaaattatatttgactAATGTGGTCAGCGAATGCATTCacattctttcttctttctacTATTTCCATCAATAACATTCCAAAGCTATAAACATCAACTTTGTATGAGATGCCTCCAAGATTTTTGTAAACCATTTCAGGAGCAATATATCCTATTGTTCCTCGTGCTACAGTGAGAGAGACAATACTATCATCTACCGAATACAATTTAACAAGaccaaaatttgaaacttttggAATAAAATTCTCATCCTGAAGAATGTTGTGTGGCTTAATATCTAAATGTAAAATTTGCATGTCACATCCTGGATGCAAGTAGTCTTTTCCTCGAGCCACCCCAAGCACaatatcaaacaattttttcCAACCCAAAGTGTTTGTATTTTCTTTAGAACATAAGATTTTATCTAAAGACCCATCTGACATAAAGTCATATACCaaatctagaaatattaaaccaagaattaagtacacataattgagaacaatattcaagtatttattatgtaaaataaaaatcaaacgacaTAATTCGTCATAGGATTCGTCTCCCTAAGTGTTTAGAAACTAGTTCATGCATGCAAAAAACAACAACCAAGAGACAGTATaaccataagaaaaaaaaaactcataataATCTCCAAAGAATTCAAAaaggaatcttcaatcttgatggaaatctgtTTCAGAATcgacttcaatggtgtttttcaagttattttcttgagtattctatgaTAACTCACTctcatcttcttatttttgtcatatatagggTCACAGAATACtcgaaaaaccctaaaaaaccaCATTTTTCTACTGTTTGGAATACAATTCATGAAATCAACACGGTCtaccacatgctcgtgtggcaACCCGTGTGGCATACACGGTTGTGTGTATAGGCCGTGTAGAATGGTCCAGCCCATGCGACCCCTGTAGCTTGCTCTGATTTTCTgatttttgctcatttttagttcattttgtTCCAAAATGCTCTcttaagtataaaaaaaaatgaatttaaaggattaagagcataaaattcactattaatataaaataatcacccaaaaagcATTAagaataatactaaaatatgttacttttaacaCCTATCAATTAGTAACCAGACATTATTAATtgtatatgaaaataatgaagcttaaaaaattaaattttaaaggtaaTACCATtgtctacatatatatatatatgtgtgtgtgtgtgtgtgaatatatatataaaagacaaaataatataaagctAAAAGATGcgataatgaaatgaaatatttctAACCTTATATGACATTTGAATTGGCTATAGTAACAGTATCCAGTGATGAGCTTGGCTTATCATTAAAGTTCTCATAGCTATGAACCTCCATTATGCTTCAAGAGGAAGTTGATGAAATGGCTTAGAAGGCATCTCAAGGAGTTCAACATTAGATTCAAGCATCTTCAACACTTTATTCATTGAAGGACGATCAGAAGGTAATAATTGTATACACTAAAAGGTtgttattatcatctttttcaccATTGCATTTTCATCGTCAAAAACATCTCCTAACTCCATGTCCCTTCCTTAGATCTAATTTGTCATAAATCCATGATGGAAAATATATTTGACTAGTGTGGTTAGCAAAAGCATTCACATTCTTTTTCCTTCCTACCATTTCCATCAGTAACATTCCAAAACTATAAACATCAGTTTTGTATGAGATGCCTCCAACATTTTTGTACACCAATTCAAGAGAAATATATCCTATCTTTCCTCATGCCGCAGTGAGAGAGACAATGCTATCAtctataaaatacaatttagcAAGACCAAAATCGAAAACTTTTGGATTACAATTCTCATCAAGAATATTGTGTGGTTTAATATCAAAATGCAGAATTTACATGTCACACCCTTGATGCAAGTAGTGAATTCCTTGAGCCACACCAAGCATAATATCAAACATTTTTGTCCAACCCAAAGTGTTCTTATTTTCTTCtgtaaatatgattttatctaaAGATTCATTAGGCATAAAGTCATATACCAGAGCTTGCTTTGATCCCTCCACATAAAATCCAATAAGTTTTGCCACATTAGCATGATGAATTCTCCCAATAGAAGCAACTTCATTTATGAAATCTTGGCCGTTACcctttaaaaatatgttatatcatttgagtatatttgtgtttttatatttgTGGTTTTCACACGCATACACGTGCGATAAGATTTCTTGTATTAAGTAAgtctttaattgagttagtgtcacaaGTCAATAGGGCACCAACTTGTTTAAGGAAATTACAGAAATTTctattcttaattaaaataagttgtaTAATTTGAGCGTATTTTAATCTTTTCGTtctaaacaaaaatcaataaaaatgttCCTATGATAATAAACTAAGAGGAAGGGAGTTATAATCATCCGTGTCCAAACTCACATCGAGCACTTGTTGTACAGAGAATTTCCCTCCTCTCCTAACTAAAGTGGTGGAATTGTTGTTTTCACACTCAAGTTAAAACTACACTGAAAAGGTTGATTAATGAAAAACTGACATTTAGATTTTCACAGAAAGTAGAGCCACAATCTTGGCTAATAAGATGCCTAGCAAAGCAAGCAGCAGGGAATAGAATTACAAATAAAGCAAAAGCGGGCATTTGGTGACCAAGCAATGGTAGTATTGCTTTTAATTTTGGCATGCAAAAATTTTGGGTAGGATTGAAGAACAACAATGGGGGGTTAACAATTAAGTTTCTAATGAAATCAAGGAAATATAAGAAAACTTCAATGTGAGAAGAAGCATTATTGAAGACGGAAGACCCCAACCAAGGCATATCGGGTTCCAAGAATAAAGCCAATATTACGTAACCAGGGGGACCAAGGGGACAAGGCTAAAAATATCTAGAGTGGAAACATTGGCAACCCTGTTAACTTTGCCAACTTGTTAAAACAATATGTATAATCACAACTTTAACCTcgtaacttttacaattttatcaaCTTGGTCATTACCTTTTTTCGTTTTTTCAATTTCTAGAATAGAAATATTGGCAAACAAATTTCAACTCTTTAATCTTTTCATTCTAAGGTTTAATcttgatttgtttatttattttgtcgaacccattttttgaaaaaaaaattagttatcaacttatttaaaaaataaaaattggagtcgccaccgatcttttattgaggtgtgatcggctcactttaaaaatgattttgatctacgaattttacaaaaaaataggttcgggagtcagttacgtacgaggaaggattagcactctcgtaacgcccaaaattgataccgaattgattgattaatgtcttaaagtcgaatgtcaaaaatttgaaaagattaaaaatgatcCCCCTTTTATTAATGAACAAATGTAAAAAGACCTTCTCATCCCGAGACAACAAAATGTCGTATTCTGTAAGTTAGGATGCAACATTTGAATTCCCGAGCATAAgctaacctttaaaaacctttattgaaactttgtgtatttgaaaactaaaaatgttTGGCCATCTTGGTTCAATGAGGAAATCGAAACCtcataagttagggcacaattcctcgaAGTTCCAAAGACGACATATAagtttgcctttatttttttaaaaaaaatccccgtctcgagataacaaaatgtcatatccaatgagttaggacacaacgtatcgaattcccaaGAATAAGctaatacttgaattttttaCGGTTACTTaaattcaacgaggaaaattggagcCCAGACAGTTAGGGCACAACCTTCTCGAAAATCTTGGATACTGAGTATTGCGCTATTTTGAAAACCTTTGAATAAAACAATttcaatactttaattaaatgtaatcttttaaacaaataaaatatgatggAATGATAATGTACAACGTGAAGTGATAATTCGTAAACTAAAATGTACTCTAATGAAcgacaaataatcaataaatacaagtaagcaatacaatacacataataacaataattctcacatcatatattatgcaaatattaatatcaacattcaaaagCTAATCTTAAAAGAAGTACCTaacaaattaacataaataaaacataacaaatttaaaataactaaaaaaacaaataacatgcaagaaggaaattataatcaataaattatacgttaaaataaatttaaaataaataatatatacatatatgaaagattgaaataaatcaaaatagagtttaaaaataaacactacataaaataatagtatctaaataaattttaaagtaactattatataagaaaatcaaaatacataaaataatattcatatattaatttaaataagtaacaCATATGGAGTGAAAAActttatgtaaaataataatatataataatatatgtaaaaggTTGGAATAGgcaaaatgtaataaaataggattttaaaagaaaataaatcatatatatagaGATAgataaaaaagatatataataatatgaaactaacaatatattatgtatgtatgtaacgaacataatttaatataaattgtgtatatatatatatatatatgaaatagtattatataagaatattgttgtataaatctttaaagcataaaatgtataaaagtgaattttaaaatatattataaaataaaccattaaaaatatgtacaaattATACTAGATTAGCATAACAAATAATacatgatgaaattaaataataatatatgataaattcaAACTAATATATGAAGAACCTAAAATAGTAGTACATGAAAAATTCGAATAatgttaatgaaaattttaaaataataacaatgataaacttacaataataatgcatgataaacttaaaataatacatgaaaaactttaaaaaacaaatacatgataaattaagtaatattaatgaataatttaaaataataatacagtaaaataatattgatgatgagtttaaaaataatattgatgatgagtttaaaataatattaagcttaaaaataatattatatttaatattaaatatatatttttaaaataacggaataataaataattaaataaattaaaagaaaattaagcaCATTAATTAGTAGGGATTAGATTGAATTTAAAACAGAattgaaagtaataaatgaaaataaaataaagtaaagggGCTTAATTCAACGGGGGTAACTTGGGGGACCAAGTAGGAAATAATCCCGTCCTTCCAAAACGCGGCGTTGCAACCTGGGccgaaatgaaacaaaaacaaaatgctgggcgaaatttaaataaataaaaaactggTTTGAACACTCTATGAAATTGGATTGGGGGGACCATTTGCAAAAATTCCCCCTTTGAGCTATAAAACGCGCGGATCTGGGACTAGCGGGTCGGGTCGCGATGCGGGTTGGCAGATACGACGCTGTTTTGGGGCCACTGAAGCAGGccccaaacgacgccgtttagacGCCCTTCATATTCAGTTGACTAATAAAAAACTTAAGCATTTTGCCTCTCAACCGCCGCGCCGCTCTCACGCCCGTTACCTCCGTCTGAACACCGATTACAACGGAGTTCACGGAGATGCGACGGCACCGGAAACAAAAAGGTAAGTCCCCCTTCTATTGTTTGGTATTTTCGTATAgtaagtgaaaagaaaaaaaaacgatTCGCATAAAATCAGAAAAGAAAATCTGCCATCACCTTTTAAAAAACGATTCTAGTgcttttctttggttttttttttttttgtgttcgTCAGTGTCCTCTTTTACAGATTTTGTAatcggcttttatagcctaaatgaaaaaagaaaaagaaataaataaaataaaatctatttttcacGTTCTGCTATTTTGCTGTTGTTGCCTTGTTATTTTTTCTGTTATTCCGCTGTTTCGTTCGCTGGCATATTGTTGCCCGTTTTTGTTATCCGATTGCTGGTGTATggattattataataattttatattcaaatggATTATTCTAACaagttaatttcaatttcattgaaattacttagtggaaaattttataattttattatattataatgaaaagcaaaaggaaaagaagattttaaattgttaaaaaaatttaaataaatttggacCATATACTTGTAGACAAACCTTTATCACTTTAATGAATTCCAACTATATTGAGGACGACCAAGAGAATGCAAGTCTTAAGTCTTCATTGAAACACAAAAACATTCTAAGTCTTTTAGCTTTTATGTCATTGCCGTGGTCGTTTTGTGTTATGTAAGTCAAGCTAGGCATATTCCACCCCAAATCCATGCATCAGGCTAGACGAGACTCAATGCCTAATTGTAtagatcttttattttattcgacAACTACccaagtatttttaaaatatttttgaatataattaCATATGTTGGTTAAAgtttcttttcttgattttattttataatctctttttattttgcttaattttaattttagttttcaattctaaacttcttttttttttttaacattgattaaagaaataaattatcactGATTTCTATGGATACAATCTTACTACaacttgacaaaaaaaattttaagctgAAAGAGATTGGATTTAGTGGTACAATAGAATATTTTCATTGCTTTTGTGCTATTCTAAACATTCATAACACTGCTAGGCCTATTAGGAACATAAGCCAAAAATAAAGAGATcccattgaaaagaaaaatccaagTCCATGGAACAGAGAGTAGTTTTCTTGGATATTCTCATACTCAAGTTCACACCTACGATAACCACACTGGCGAGGTTGGTTTTTCAATCGCAAGGcataaatgttatttaagttcCCAATAGCATGGCTAGCGAGGCAAGcatgaaaagaataaatttagaaacaaatcaaaagcgGCCATTAGGACGTGGCTAAACAATGGGAGTTTCTTTCTTATAATTTGGGATGCACGTTGCAAACTTTGATAcggaacaaaaatataaatctgCCGACATATACAACACACATAATAAGATACTTTATAcgtataaaagaaaattaatataaaactacAAAGGTGAGATAATGAAATGAGATATTTCCAACCCCATTAGacatttgaattaattatagtAACAGCCGAGGATGATGTGCTTGGCTTATCAACAGAGCTCTCACAACCATCTACTTACATCGATGTATCaagaggaagatgatgaaatggtTTAGGGGGCATTTGAAGGAGTTCAACATCCCCTTCAAGCATCTTTAGCACTTCGCTCATTGAAGGACGATCAATAGGCAATAATTTTATGCACCAAAAGGCtgttattatcatctttttcaccAGCAGTTTTTCATCATCAGAAACATCTCCTAGCTCTATGTCCTCTCCTTGATCCAGTCGATCATAAGTCCATGATGGAAAATAGATTTGACTAGTGCGGTCAACAAATGCATTCAAATTCTTTCTCCTTCCTACCATTTCCATCAATAACATTCCAAAGCTATAAACATCGGCCTTGTATGATATGCCTCCAAGATTTTTGTAAACCAATTCAGGAGCAATGTATCCTATTGTGCCTCGTGCAGCAGTGAGAGAGACAATGCTATCCTTCACTGAATACAACTTAGCAAGACCGAAATCTGAAACTTTTGGATTAAAATTCTCATCTAAAAGAATATTGTGTGGCTTGATATCAAAATGCAGAATTTGCATGTCACACCCTTGATGTAAGTAGTCAACTCCTCGAGCCACCCCAAGCACAATATCAAACATTTTTTTCCATCCTAATGTCTTCTTATTTTCTTctgaaaatatgattttatctaaAGATCCATTTGACATGAACTCATATACAAGAGCTTGCTTTGACCCCTTCACGCAAAATCCAATAAGTTTTGCCACATTAACATGATGAATTCTCCCAATAGAAGCAACTTCATTTATGAAATCTTGGCCGTTACCCTTTGACTTGCATAACAATTTAATTGCCACATAATGTCCACTGCGAAGCTTTCCTTTAAAGACAGAGCCATAACCCCCTTCacctaatttatatttaaaattttttgtcatttttttaatttctttgaaagaATATCTAATTGGTGCTAGACTGTGACTTTGAAGAAACTCTTCAATCTTATTATCCATGGATAAATGTCTTCTATTCCATTTGTAAATAACAAGCCCAAACAAACAAGGTATCCCAAGCAAAGCCCTGAGTATGAAGAACCCCGCTTCAAAAACAAGAAAGTATTGTACTACTTTAGTACTTTGTGAGATCAAAAACTAATTATCTACATTCTCAAAATGTCTATACAAGCGACAGTCGCTTGCTCTCTTAAAACAAACACATACTTATTTGATATACCAAAACAAGATAAAATTAAGAtagatttcaaatatttaaaaagtggTTTGTagtttttataacttaaaatcaaattataaatataaagaatctttcatttttttttcctcaaattAAACGTGAATAGTTTTTCTTTCTATCTCTCAATGTTTTggatatattaaaaattgagaCCATAAGTATACCTGTTACTCCAAGATAAAAATTATCCTGTGCTGTGgaaacacaaaaacaaaaagatacaTCAATATTACCAGAAAGTAAAAAGTTCAAAGATCAGTAAAAAACAAATAGAACCTGCAAATCACACCAGCcgacccaaaaaataaaaaaaatcataccataatagttagaataataaaaaatgccGCCGTAGAAAATTGATCGTGA from Gossypium raimondii isolate GPD5lz chromosome 1, ASM2569854v1, whole genome shotgun sequence harbors:
- the LOC105776228 gene encoding LEAF RUST 10 DISEASE-RESISTANCE LOCUS RECEPTOR-LIKE PROTEIN KINASE-like 2.3 — encoded protein: MPKLKEKLPLFALFVILLPGVCFARHLINQDCGSTFCGNLNISFPFRIKGQPPQCGYINLELECENNNRTTLVGRGGKFSVQQIIYEDYTMRVVDASMDTDDCNSLPLSSVYDYYYDYINNYYEYKPFPFFVNDYYGRWLESSIIHVVNCTKPIKSSLYIEASRCTTKSNPPSSLPTFHFYFLNGNIHPSDINQACTVEAEVPIMVRNITGMFTLDIYKKLLEGIWVTWNECTYQGCDYNNKVSFKEVLFDVQYKLRAYFGSISRSIFYGGIFYYSNYYAQDNFYLGVTAGFFILRALLGIPCLFGLVIYKWNRRHLSMDNKIEEFLQSHSLAPIRYSFKEIKKMTKNFKYKLGEGGYGSVFKGKLRSGHYVAIKLLCKSKGNGQDFINEVASIGRIHHVNVAKLIGFCVKGSKQALVYEFMSNGSLDKIIFSEENKKTLGWKKMFDIVLGVARGVDYLHQGCDMQILHFDIKPHNILLDENFNPKVSDFGLAKLYSVKDSIVSLTAARGTIGYIAPELVYKNLGGISYKADVYSFGMLLMEMVGRRKNLNAFVDRTSQIYFPSWTYDRLDQGEDIELGDVSDDEKLLVKKMIITAFWCIKLLPIDRPSMSEVLKMLEGDVELLQMPPKPFHHLPLDTSM